In the Leptospira limi genome, one interval contains:
- a CDS encoding DNA gyrase subunit A: protein MKNEEQYPKRPFEDQVNDDQRKYSRYVCDSRAIPQEIDGLKPVQRRILWAMWNSDARNRHTKTVKVAGLAMGYHPHGDRSIQDALSQMAQDFAFANNYPLVHGEGTFGDVLDPNAIASPRYTEVKLSDFAKDLGFFESLPDIDYVKNYDETEDEPIHFVGKVPVVLLNNIQGIATGFRCFIPAHKLSDVIDSQVTYLKTGKPKKITPWYKGYGGEVKMSKNDNGSTVMSTTFGFKKEDGKLYLVDSPMNWNREKVVNYLDDLIEKKDNWLKDYIDHSSQTFKIELVAKKGEEPSEKEIKELFSKENNEVLTINVITHEGKLRNFVPEEIIKRFCDFRKTHLIRRFKRLAGLEKEKIDRNSELIRFIKEKWNEKVTGIKSKKEFEEKLKAAKFVYFEWLSSIPVYRMTLEEVRKCEEAIVEAKTKYTEYTALQKDDKKLTGFMTDELDELKKKWDPK from the coding sequence ATGAAGAACGAAGAACAGTATCCGAAACGCCCCTTTGAAGACCAAGTTAACGATGACCAAAGGAAATACTCCCGCTATGTATGCGATTCGAGAGCCATTCCACAAGAAATTGATGGCCTAAAGCCTGTTCAACGACGCATTCTTTGGGCGATGTGGAACTCTGATGCGAGAAACCGTCATACCAAAACTGTAAAAGTAGCGGGACTTGCGATGGGATACCATCCACATGGAGACAGATCAATCCAAGATGCCCTTTCCCAAATGGCACAAGACTTTGCGTTTGCAAACAACTATCCTTTGGTTCATGGGGAAGGAACCTTTGGTGACGTACTTGATCCCAATGCAATTGCATCTCCTCGTTATACAGAAGTCAAACTTTCTGACTTTGCAAAAGATTTAGGATTTTTTGAAAGTTTACCTGACATTGATTATGTCAAAAACTACGATGAAACAGAAGATGAACCGATTCATTTTGTTGGAAAGGTTCCTGTTGTTCTCTTAAATAACATCCAAGGGATTGCAACGGGATTCCGTTGTTTTATTCCTGCACACAAACTCAGTGACGTCATTGATTCTCAAGTAACGTATTTAAAAACGGGCAAACCGAAAAAGATCACTCCATGGTACAAAGGGTACGGTGGAGAGGTAAAAATGTCAAAAAATGACAATGGTAGCACTGTCATGTCTACGACATTTGGTTTCAAAAAAGAAGATGGGAAATTGTATTTGGTAGATTCTCCCATGAACTGGAACCGCGAAAAGGTTGTGAACTACTTAGATGATTTAATTGAAAAGAAAGACAATTGGTTAAAGGACTACATTGATCATTCCAGCCAAACGTTTAAAATCGAACTCGTTGCTAAAAAAGGCGAAGAACCTTCCGAGAAAGAAATCAAAGAACTATTCTCAAAAGAAAACAACGAAGTTTTGACCATCAATGTCATCACACATGAAGGAAAACTTCGTAATTTTGTTCCAGAAGAAATCATCAAACGTTTCTGTGATTTCCGAAAAACCCATCTCATCCGCAGATTCAAACGCCTTGCTGGGTTAGAAAAAGAAAAAATTGATCGGAACTCCGAACTCATTCGTTTCATCAAAGAAAAATGGAACGAAAAAGTAACAGGCATTAAATCGAAAAAAGAATTCGAAGAAAAGTTAAAAGCTGCCAAATTCGTTTACTTCGAATGGTTGAGTTCCATTCCCGTTTACCGTATGACTTTGGAAGAAGTTCGTAAATGTGAAGAAGCCATTGTAGAAGCAAAAACAAAATACACCGAGTATACGGCACTACAAAAAGATGATAAAAAACTCACAGGTTTTATGACTGATGAGTTGGATGAACTGAAGAAAAAATGGGATCCGAAATAG
- a CDS encoding ATP-binding protein, which produces MTAPSEVIPYLLSPSPGSYAMFLPPDMSSVKQFRHELKRTLLDNGFSFENIMQIELAADEALTNAVAANVSCDCDETIICRWRIDAAKFTLYILDYGSGLSGESPVPDNDKELLRSNQSQCFSTFLDHIKNHQSKKPETLPYNGSGQKHKNMGKGLKIINAMMDSVKVMFHGEGMVDEAPAGFKVMGSIVALEYDRSKHL; this is translated from the coding sequence TTGACAGCACCATCTGAAGTGATTCCCTATCTGTTAAGCCCTTCACCAGGTTCATACGCCATGTTCCTGCCTCCCGATATGTCTTCTGTCAAACAATTTCGTCATGAACTGAAACGAACCTTGTTAGATAATGGCTTCAGTTTTGAAAACATCATGCAAATTGAACTCGCAGCTGACGAAGCACTCACCAATGCTGTTGCTGCCAATGTATCTTGTGACTGTGATGAGACAATCATCTGCCGTTGGCGGATTGATGCTGCAAAGTTCACTTTGTACATTTTGGATTATGGATCTGGTTTATCAGGTGAGTCACCTGTTCCAGACAATGACAAAGAACTTTTACGTTCCAATCAATCCCAATGTTTTTCTACCTTCCTCGACCACATCAAAAACCACCAAAGCAAAAAACCAGAAACCCTTCCTTATAATGGTTCCGGCCAAAAACATAAGAACATGGGAAAAGGATTGAAAATTATCAATGCCATGATGGACTCCGTTAAAGTAATGTTTCACGGAGAAGGAATGGTAGACGAAGCACCTGCTGGATTCAAAGTTATGGGATCCATCGTTGCACTCGAATACGACCGTTCCAAACACTTATAA
- a CDS encoding toprim domain-containing protein produces MAQKTEKTSGNSRNFKKLSNVEHVRMRTGMWLGQNSLSTFEQHFFTKDNSGKYDIVHEELSDIPAKLKCLDEACMNCVDEYRKNLNDKSIPEKDKMNKLIIQLSTDRKRVIIQDNGRGIPADNAEGVYLHLMYGENFDDKVKEDHVAGQNGVGISLVRMVSSFFRVKTINGGKAYKKMFSIHDDVKKVIRSFKLSKEDTERVHLYYDEHGTFVDCPLLSADQIKQLKAPCDKTGMTAVVEAAKKEDHGTTVEFELNPAYFNNLDTSFNINLVKQYLQDIAMSNPGLEVVFIHKTGKEKYKFKKGFDEIFSNSEMVYYKLDYADKTSASQIHMDTYVVVGQNKTLTWVNSIFCPQGGSAIEYLENRLCDEIRKKSQIVSLEKKLNTQCTRNDVRSCFHMYVNLRILNPRFKSQDKSYLINDLNEDIRKSVDKHLDKLLKKTGLIEEIKMVMERRTQMKQLEDAQKGLRKASRNNIPKLMPPTGKPNDPGRILFVAEGDSAIAGLRPARNPKLHGLFPLRGKPLNCKGMSLAKALQNEEMKNIVAIVGLPLDQKVKSIDELNYDKISIITDADFDGYAIRSLMLSFFYEYWPELFDLGFINISAAPLYEVDVKWKDGKKETVFCIDDSDYDKLVARVNKQGAEITRKKRNKGLGETGKEAMKYAVDHCMTTITIGNKKSAKTTQDLWFHKDYAEKRREAISEYSMSVIQD; encoded by the coding sequence ATGGCTCAAAAAACTGAAAAAACCTCAGGAAATTCGCGAAATTTTAAGAAATTATCGAACGTAGAACACGTTCGTATGCGTACAGGAATGTGGCTTGGGCAAAACTCCCTTTCCACATTTGAACAACATTTTTTTACCAAAGATAACTCTGGTAAGTATGATATCGTACACGAAGAACTTTCTGACATCCCAGCCAAACTCAAATGTTTGGATGAAGCATGTATGAACTGTGTGGATGAATACAGAAAGAACTTAAACGATAAATCAATTCCCGAAAAAGATAAGATGAACAAACTCATCATCCAATTGTCAACGGATCGTAAACGTGTTATCATCCAAGACAATGGACGTGGTATCCCTGCCGACAATGCGGAAGGAGTTTATCTCCACTTGATGTATGGGGAAAACTTTGACGACAAAGTCAAAGAAGATCATGTTGCCGGACAAAACGGGGTGGGGATTTCACTTGTAAGAATGGTTTCCTCCTTCTTCCGAGTGAAAACCATCAACGGTGGAAAAGCTTACAAAAAAATGTTTAGCATCCATGATGATGTGAAAAAAGTCATCCGCAGTTTCAAACTTTCCAAAGAAGATACAGAACGTGTTCACTTGTATTATGATGAACATGGAACCTTTGTTGATTGCCCATTACTTTCCGCTGACCAAATCAAACAGCTGAAAGCACCTTGTGACAAAACAGGAATGACTGCGGTTGTAGAAGCAGCGAAAAAAGAAGACCACGGAACAACAGTTGAGTTTGAACTCAATCCGGCATACTTCAACAACCTTGATACTTCTTTTAACATCAATTTGGTGAAACAATACCTCCAAGACATTGCGATGTCAAACCCAGGTCTCGAAGTTGTTTTTATTCACAAAACTGGGAAAGAAAAGTATAAGTTCAAAAAAGGTTTTGATGAGATCTTTAGTAACTCCGAAATGGTATACTACAAATTGGATTATGCAGACAAAACTTCTGCCTCACAAATCCATATGGATACCTATGTAGTGGTGGGACAAAATAAAACTCTCACTTGGGTGAACTCTATTTTTTGCCCTCAAGGTGGATCCGCGATTGAATATTTGGAAAACAGACTTTGTGATGAGATTCGTAAAAAATCACAAATTGTCAGTTTAGAGAAAAAACTCAATACACAATGTACACGAAATGATGTGAGAAGTTGTTTTCACATGTATGTGAACCTTCGGATTCTCAACCCTCGTTTTAAATCCCAAGATAAATCTTATCTCATCAACGATTTGAATGAAGACATTCGAAAGTCCGTGGACAAACACCTCGACAAACTTTTGAAGAAAACTGGCCTCATCGAAGAAATTAAGATGGTAATGGAACGTAGAACCCAGATGAAACAGCTCGAGGATGCGCAGAAAGGCCTCCGTAAGGCGTCTCGGAACAACATCCCTAAGCTCATGCCTCCGACAGGCAAACCAAACGATCCAGGCCGAATTTTGTTTGTGGCAGAAGGGGACTCGGCGATTGCGGGACTACGCCCAGCACGGAATCCAAAATTACATGGTTTGTTCCCACTCAGGGGAAAACCACTCAACTGTAAAGGGATGTCACTAGCCAAAGCATTACAAAACGAAGAGATGAAAAACATCGTTGCCATTGTGGGACTTCCTCTCGACCAAAAAGTAAAATCCATTGATGAATTGAATTATGATAAAATCAGTATCATCACCGATGCCGATTTTGATGGTTATGCGATTCGTTCTTTGATGTTGTCTTTCTTTTATGAGTATTGGCCTGAACTGTTTGATTTAGGTTTTATCAATATTTCTGCAGCACCACTCTATGAGGTGGATGTAAAGTGGAAAGATGGTAAAAAAGAAACTGTTTTCTGTATTGATGACTCCGACTATGATAAGTTAGTTGCTAGAGTCAACAAACAAGGTGCGGAAATCACTCGTAAAAAACGAAACAAGGGTCTTGGGGAAACAGGGAAAGAAGCCATGAAGTATGCTGTAGATCATTGTATGACAACTATTACAATTGGTAATAAAAAATCTGCTAAGACCACACAAGACTTATGGTTCCATAAAGATTATGCAGAAAAACGCCGTGAAGCAATTTCTGAATATTCAATGAGTGTGATCCAAGACTAA
- the gltX gene encoding glutamate--tRNA ligase produces the protein MTEVRTRFAPSPSGFLHVGGARTALFNYLYAKAKKGKFLLRIEDTDQDRSTEASFKIILESLKWLGMEWDEGPGVGGPNGPYTQSERIHIYKEYTDKLIQEKKAYRCFCTADELEGKKKQADAMGIPYIYDGKCSDLSDEEIHSQLEKKTPYTVRFKTPHKIVIVDDMIQGKVKFESKLIGDFIIVKSDGFPSYNYAVVIDDALMKITHVIRGVGHLSNTPRQILIFEAFGFPLPRFAHASEIVGTDGKKLSKRAGATSVLAFRDLGYSSETMRNYMALLGWTSPDGKEYMSDEELCSVFDVERCSKSPATFDVFKKLKEEEKETVDFNKLSLLGLAEYLNPKSKLNWMSNKYIRDAKIETLGKALEPFLKDCQIPDAYKSGENPQLLSILDSVRVYLDRLIQAPPYIEEFFLENVSFENDEAKQLVTDGKGIEVVTHFYQMVKGSALTTPDAYKETMAKVGEVTGEKGRTLFMPIRAITTGKSHGLELPILFSLLGQEKMVKRMEQLASSLGISLR, from the coding sequence ATGACAGAAGTTCGTACCCGTTTTGCACCATCCCCTTCCGGATTTCTCCACGTTGGTGGGGCAAGAACTGCTCTATTTAATTATTTATATGCAAAGGCAAAAAAAGGGAAATTTTTACTTCGGATCGAAGACACAGACCAAGACAGATCCACAGAAGCATCCTTCAAAATCATCTTAGAATCTCTCAAATGGCTCGGAATGGAATGGGATGAAGGTCCAGGAGTTGGTGGACCTAACGGGCCTTATACCCAATCAGAACGAATTCATATCTACAAAGAATACACAGACAAACTCATCCAAGAAAAAAAAGCCTACCGATGTTTTTGTACGGCAGATGAACTAGAAGGCAAAAAAAAACAAGCAGATGCAATGGGGATTCCTTACATCTATGATGGAAAATGTTCTGATTTAAGTGATGAAGAAATTCATTCACAACTAGAGAAAAAAACTCCCTATACAGTTCGCTTTAAAACCCCTCACAAGATTGTGATCGTAGATGATATGATCCAAGGGAAAGTAAAGTTTGAATCCAAACTGATTGGTGATTTTATCATCGTAAAATCAGATGGATTCCCATCGTATAACTATGCCGTGGTGATTGATGACGCGCTTATGAAAATCACACATGTGATCCGAGGTGTGGGCCATCTTTCCAATACACCAAGACAAATTCTGATTTTTGAAGCCTTTGGATTCCCTCTCCCACGATTTGCACATGCCAGTGAAATCGTAGGAACCGATGGTAAAAAACTATCCAAACGAGCTGGTGCTACATCTGTCCTTGCGTTCCGTGATTTAGGATACTCAAGCGAAACGATGCGGAACTACATGGCACTCCTTGGATGGACTTCCCCTGACGGAAAAGAATACATGAGTGATGAAGAATTGTGTTCTGTCTTTGATGTGGAACGATGTTCGAAATCTCCTGCAACCTTTGATGTATTCAAAAAATTGAAAGAAGAAGAAAAGGAAACAGTTGATTTCAATAAACTATCCTTACTTGGACTTGCTGAATACCTAAACCCAAAATCAAAACTCAATTGGATGTCCAATAAGTACATCCGTGATGCCAAAATTGAAACCCTCGGCAAAGCACTTGAACCATTTTTAAAAGACTGCCAAATCCCTGACGCTTACAAATCAGGTGAGAACCCACAACTCCTTTCCATCTTGGATTCTGTTCGTGTGTATTTGGACAGACTCATCCAAGCCCCTCCTTACATTGAAGAATTCTTTTTAGAGAATGTCAGTTTCGAAAATGACGAAGCCAAACAATTGGTGACAGATGGCAAAGGAATAGAAGTCGTCACTCACTTTTACCAAATGGTCAAAGGAAGTGCTCTTACCACTCCTGATGCGTATAAGGAAACCATGGCAAAAGTGGGCGAAGTGACTGGGGAAAAAGGAAGGACTCTTTTTATGCCAATCCGTGCCATCACTACGGGTAAGTCACATGGATTGGAACTTCCCATCCTCTTTAGCCTTCTTGGCCAAGAGAAGATGGTCAAACGAATGGAACAATTGGCAAGTTCCCTAGGCATTTCACTTAGGTAA